DNA from Actinomyces sp. oral taxon 897:
GCCGTCGGCTGGAGACGCGGCGGGGCCTGTACATGGCCGAGTCCACCAAGGTGGTCGCCCGAGCCGTGGCCGCCGGGCACGTCCCGCGCTCCTTCCTCATGAGCGGGCGCCACTACGAGCAGATGCGCCCGGTCGTCGCCGCCGCGGCGGGCACGGGCGGGCGGGAGGACGGCGGGGATGTGCCGGTGTTCCTGGCGCCGGAGGAGGTGCTGGAGTCCGTCACCGGCTTCCACCTGCACCGTGGCGCCCTGGCCGCCATGAACCGCCCCGCCCTGCCCGGCCTCGACGAGCTCCTGGCCACCGCGCGCTCGGGCGCCCCGGCGCGCCGCGTCGCCGTCCTGGAGGACCTGGTCGACCACACCAACGTGGGGGCCGCCTTCCGCAGCGCCGCGGCCCTGGGCGTTGACGCCGTCCTGGTCACCCCGCGCTGCGCCGACCCCCTCTACCGGCGCAGCGTACGGGTCTCCATGGGCACGGTCTTCCAGGTGCCCTGGACGCGGACCGGGCGCTGGCCCGACCTGGACGGGCTGCACGCGGCGGGTATGACCGTGGCCGCCCTGGCCCTGAGCCGGGAGTCGGTGGACCTGGAGGAGTTCGCGGCCTCGGAGGCCTGCACGGCCCCGGACTCGCGGGTGGCCCTCGTGCTGGGAACCGAGGGGGACGGCCTGAGCACGCGGACCCTGGCCGCCGCCGACGTCGTCGTGCGCATCCCCATGGCCGGGGCGGTGGACTCCCTCAACGTGGCCGCGGCGGCGGCCGTCGCCTTCTGGGCCCTGCGCACCTGACCCACCGCGACACCGTGACACCGCGAGAACGGTACTTATTGCCCGCGAAAACGGTACTTGTTCGCCGTGAGAACGGGTGTGTCGCACCTGAGACAGAGGTACAGCCTCAAAAAGAGGCTAAGATGATGTACCATACAGTATGGACCGAGTAGCACAACCACTGCGTCGTACTGATATCTATGAGACAGAGCTCGCCGTGCCGGGTAGGTCCGAGCTCGTACGGCTGCGCCGAGGTAC
Protein-coding regions in this window:
- a CDS encoding TrmH family RNA methyltransferase; its protein translation is MIITLDRADDERLTDYTRLTDVALRRRLETRRGLYMAESTKVVARAVAAGHVPRSFLMSGRHYEQMRPVVAAAAGTGGREDGGDVPVFLAPEEVLESVTGFHLHRGALAAMNRPALPGLDELLATARSGAPARRVAVLEDLVDHTNVGAAFRSAAALGVDAVLVTPRCADPLYRRSVRVSMGTVFQVPWTRTGRWPDLDGLHAAGMTVAALALSRESVDLEEFAASEACTAPDSRVALVLGTEGDGLSTRTLAAADVVVRIPMAGAVDSLNVAAAAAVAFWALRT